In one window of Brassica rapa cultivar Chiifu-401-42 chromosome A07, CAAS_Brap_v3.01, whole genome shotgun sequence DNA:
- the LOC103828701 gene encoding UDP-glucuronate 4-epimerase 6: protein MPLSATADTSKTVKLERYNSYLRKIHSTKVLKASSKVLFRATLLIALVLVLLFAVNYHPHSDSHHLHRRSFLSTGLFSSSSSSLGEGAAWEKRVRQSSTAKRQHGLSVLVTGAAGFVGSHCSIALRKRGDGVLGFDNFNDYYDPSLKRARQHLLEKNQVFIVEGDLNDGPLLRKLFDIVPFTHVLHLAAQAGVRYAMKNPQSYISSNIAGLVNLLEVAKAANPQPAIVWASSSSVYGLNTENPFSEEHRTDQPASLYAATKKAGEEIAHTYNHIYGLSLTGLRFFTVYGPWGRPDMAYFFFTKDILHGKSIDIYRTQDNQEVARDFTYIDDIVKGCVGALDTAEKSTGSGGKKRGPAQLRVYNLGNTSPVPVGRLVSILEGLLGTKAKKHLIKMPRNGDVPYTHANVSLAYRDFGYKPTTDLAAGLRKFVKWYVSYYGIQPRVKKENSHADESA from the coding sequence ATGCCACTGTCGGCTACGGCGGATACAAGCAAGACGGTGAAGCTGGAGAGGTACAACAGCTACCTCCGGAAGATCCACAGCACAAAAGTTCTAAAGGCTTCTTCTAAAGTTCTTTTCCGAGCAACACTCCTCATCGCTCTAGTTCTTGTCCTACTCTTCGCAGTCAACTACCATCCACACTCCGACAGCCACCATCTCCACCGACGCAGCTTCTTATCCACCGgactcttctcttcctcctcctcgtctCTAGGCGAAGGAGCCGCTTGGGAGAAGCGAGTAAGACAATCCTCAACAGCAAAACGACAACACGGCCTCTCCGTCCTCGTAACCGGAGCTGCCGGATTCGTCGGATCTCACTGCTCAATCGCGCTTAGGAAACGCGGCGACGGAGTCTTAGGATTCGACAACTTCAACGACTACTACGATCCATCACTCAAAAGAGCGAGACAACACCTCCTAGAGAAGAACCAAGTGTTCATCGTCGAAGGAGATCTCAACGACGGACCTCTCCTGCGTAAGCTCTTCGACATCGTCCCTTTCACTCACGTCCTTCACTTAGCAGCTCAAGCCGGAGTTCGTTACGCCATGAAGAACCCTCAGTCTTATATCAGCTCAAACATCGCTGGTCTCGTTAACCTCCTCGAAGTAGCCAAAGCAGCTAACCCTCAGCCTGCGATCGTCTGGGCTTCGTCTAGCTCCGTGTACGGTCTCAACACCGAGAATCCCTTCTCTGAAGAACACAGAACGGATCAGCCGGCGAGTCTTTACGCGGCGACGAAGAAAGCAGGGGAGGAGATAGCTCACACTTACAACCACATCTACGGTCTTTCGTTAACCGGACTCCGGTTCTTTACGGTTTACGGTCCTTGGGGAAGACCAGACATGGCTTACTTCTTCTTCACTAAAGACATACTCCACGGGAAGTCTATCGACATTTACCGAACTCAGGACAATCAAGAAGTGGCGCGTGACTTCACCTACATCGACGACATCGTTAAAGGATGTGTCGGTGCGTTGGATACGGCGGAGAAAAGTACCGGAAGCGGCGGAAAGAAGCGAGGACCGGCTCAGCTACGTGTCTACAATCTCGGGAACACTTCTCCGGTTCCGGTGGGGAGATTGGTTTCGATATTGGAAGGGTTGTTAGGGACGAAAGCGAAGAAGCATCTGATCAAAATGCCTAGAAACGGTGACGTGCCTTACACGCATGCGAATGTGAGCTTAGCTTATAGAGATTTCGGGTATAAACCGACGACGGATCTCGCGGCGGGGTTGAGGAAGTTCGTCAAGTGGTACGTTAGTTATTATGGGATACAGCCGAGGGTGAAAAAGGAAAACTCTCACGCCGACGAATCCGCTTAA